CAAAAAATACATTATACGAAGATCAACAGGCTGTTGAAATATCCTATTAAAAAGTCTTCAAATAAGGAGCATGAGAAAACAGGactatgaaattttaaaatcttacattcataaaaaagaaaaaaaaaaaaaaaaaaaaaaatacaaagaaagcCTGGTAAATAGTGCgatttgttttgaaaaagacTGAAATAGCGTAGCTAAAACACAGAAAACGACTGAAAGCAAACCATCCACTATAACTTATACTAGTGTTAGGGATATGTACCTTGAATGACAATTTACGAAAAAAGTTCTGTAATGGGCTATGGCTATATGTCCCCCTATTTTTTTGTAGGGATTTTCATCATCAGAATGATAGCTGGGATCTTTTGATTTAAGGTGCCCAGATAACGAAAgcatttatatatttcaaactATTGCTAAAATTTCCGATAGCAATTTAGTCACCTTACATTTGAATTTACgttattttaatgaaacttttttttgttagagGAAACTatccttaaatttttctatctttagattaaaaaaagagagtATTTTTGGTACTTTGGGAAATATAACCTTAGCAACGAACGGGGTGGACGGGGTGGATATTTTAAAGCAGAGTCAGTTGTTCAGTTGGGAGAAAAGTTTCAATTCTTTCAGTTGTTTCCGCAGTTTTAGTTTGAAGGAAGAAGTCTAACagtacattttcttttttttgtatttaaaaattgttgacTATCAGGTGATGGTGCTCAGTATTTGAAACTTTAGGGGTTGGGTGGGCGTAGATAAGTTAATATTCCACCCACGGGTGATGAACTGTGTGTAAATGTAAAGATTCTTAAGTTTAAAGAATCCTCCAGCAAAgcacattaatttattttatataattcttAGCTTTGCAAAGTAAACGTTCTTTTACGTTGGAACTGTGATCTTGAACaatattccattttattttcttgtataATTCTTCACATGTTTTGAAACGAGGTGAAAATTTCTCAATTTACACGCTGGTTTCTTAGCTTCAATACTTGTGGAAAGACTAAACTTCAGTTTTATCACAATTATTGTCTAATATTGATTGTAACTTTGTCTAAAAGGATTCGTTTCGGTTCTTGCTGAATTGTTTGTACCACCGTTATATTCTTGAAACTGGGGATCTCTTTCTGGCCCGTTTAATACTGTATTATAAGCTGGCGGATTATCAATATTTGTTTCCTGGTAAGTTATTCTGCTATTGTTTATCTCTTCATCTTGCATTTTAAATGCTTGGTAACTTTTATCAGGAGGATCAGACATCATAATTGATGTAGCTCCAGCCATTGGCTTATAGTCATACACGTGTCGAAGCATCAGCAATGCTGGACAGTATACTAAATTAGATATGGCAATTCCTATATTTAGAGCGGTAAACCCAATAGATTCAACAACCCCACCAGCAATAAGTGGTCCAAAAGCGTAGGCCAATGAATAGGAAATGTCAGCTATTGCATAAATACTACCATATACTGATACATGACGAACATCAACAAGGTAACCGAGAGTAGGTAACAGTGCTGTGTCAATTAAAGCAATACCAAAACAAATTCCACTAATTGGTATCATAAGTCCCCAATAAGACGTGCAAAATGGAACTATAAAGCAGCAAAGCCCCTCAAGACCCAAACCAACAGCTGCAAATAGCCATTGATATTGTGGACAGGACTCTGCAAATCTAACAGTGATCACTACACCAAAGACATGTGGTATGAAAGCTGGAAGCCAAATCATGCCCAACTGCCATTGTTCAATATGAGGCATGGTGTCCATCATCCAGACAGATATCGTTGGTTCTAAAAATGCAAGGGAAACATTTGCCATAACCAAAGCTCCAGAACAACATGCAATATAAGGATCCATCAATAATTTCCAGATTGGTGTTCCCTTTTGATGTGGACGAGGCTCAAAATCGTCTCCTTGTACTCTATTGAATCCTTTTGGTCTCATTACTAGCTTAAGCATACATCCATCAACCAAACAAACTAAAGAGAGTACAATGAACGGAAATTCTTTTCCACAGAATTGGTAAAGAAATGAACCAAAGGGAGGGGCCACTAAACAACCAAATGATATAAAGGCTAGAGCAATACCAAGAGCTCTTGTTCGCTCGTGTTCTTCATTGAATCTATCAGCTATCATTGCAAGTCCAGAAGTATCTGCGAAGGCAGATCCTACGCCTTGTAAACTTCTGGCGAAGAAAAGAAGACCATAGCTTTTTCCACAAGCAAAGACTGCTGTTGAGAAAAACATTATAGTGAGTCCAACCATCATTGGGGTTTCATACCCAATTCTATCTATTATTGCTCCTGAAAAAGGGTTTATGCATAGTTGAACAAGTGCTTTGGAGGCAAAAAGAAGCCCAATTGCTGTATCTTCACCTTCGTAAACAGTAATGCCAttgataatttttgttgttatatTGCTAGGAACGTCATAGCTGCCAGATGAGTTGCTATAACTTAAAGGGGCTTCAGTGACCACCTCACCCCCTTCAATATG
Above is a genomic segment from Artemia franciscana chromosome 15, ASM3288406v1, whole genome shotgun sequence containing:
- the LOC136036006 gene encoding vesicular acetylcholine transporter-like; translated protein: MGIHIVIPIINMDLNEIKEMLMERTKDPVTQRKLVLVIVSIALLLDNMLYMVIVPIIPDYLRQQGMWMTHIEGGEVVTEAPLSYSNSSGSYDVPSNITTKIINGITVYEGEDTAIGLLFASKALVQLCINPFSGAIIDRIGYETPMMVGLTIMFFSTAVFACGKSYGLLFFARSLQGVGSAFADTSGLAMIADRFNEEHERTRALGIALAFISFGCLVAPPFGSFLYQFCGKEFPFIVLSLVCLVDGCMLKLVMRPKGFNRVQGDDFEPRPHQKGTPIWKLLMDPYIACCSGALVMANVSLAFLEPTISVWMMDTMPHIEQWQLGMIWLPAFIPHVFGVVITVRFAESCPQYQWLFAAVGLGLEGLCCFIVPFCTSYWGLMIPISGICFGIALIDTALLPTLGYLVDVRHVSVYGSIYAIADISYSLAYAFGPLIAGGVVESIGFTALNIGIAISNLVYCPALLMLRHVYDYKPMAGATSIMMSDPPDKSYQAFKMQDEEINNSRITYQETNIDNPPAYNTVLNGPERDPQFQEYNGGTNNSARTETNPFRQSYNQY